The Arabidopsis thaliana chromosome 5, partial sequence genomic interval ATTGTCACAAAGATTTTTGCtgactaaaaacaaaaaaattggtgtATTCGTGGGGCTGACTTTTTCAAGTAACAGTGTAACGATTTCgtatcaatttatttttagagtGAAAATGACTTATCTCGAGACGAAGACAGCAGTTAGAGAGGCTAATTAagtcaaatttaaaaatgaaaataatttcagGGATAAATCTGTCATTACATGTACGGTTgcttaaaacttaaaacccaaattaataattatgaGATCCAACGGCGGCAAATCACCCTCTCTTGTAATCTCGACGGCTATGGTTTGTAGCGTATTCACTAATATAAAAGATCGTCTCCGTCATTAGAAAAgccttcctttttttttcccattttcttcttcttgatgatcttttattgattctctcttcgttttaaaaaaatcttcagCCTTAGGGCAGAATAAATCGGAGATCAGATCCAATAATCGGGTTTTTCTGGGTTTTCTCAGAAACCCTAGACCCGATAGTAACTTCCTACTCACTCAACCTATCTCTCTATTGATCATGGAATCAAACGATGAAGAGAGTGAGACACGAAGCTagcaacaaaaatatcataaagaGGGTTTTGGAAAGGAGAAAGATTCGTTTTTAATTGAGGtaagtttgatttttccttttcttgatcgatgatttgatttagttaaaaagtttgattGATATTGATAGATTTTACTTTGATCGTTTATGATAATTTTTAGTatcttgttttaatttctGGAATCtgttgatcttcttcttcttataccTTGCCTTGTAAACAGATCTGAAAACTTCTATTGGCTATCTTGATCTTGGTTTATAAtcagaaaattgatttctttttccttctatttCACTATTCTATTACTTGTACGGAAATTTTCGTTGCACGAATCACGATAACATTTATTTACAATCTCTTCAACTTCATAGGGTCTCTCATCTAATGACTTACACGAAGCTTCCTCGATGCATTTATTTTCACGATCcctatttcattattttcaagaaaatttattaaaagagactgaatctttttatttctttataatcTTTTCAGGCTCTCAAGTctgaaaagagacaaaaaaaatggcgTCTTCAAGCTCTCCTTGCGCAGCTTGTAAATTCTTGAGAAGAAAATGCACACAAGAATGTGTATTCGCTCCATATTTCCCACCAGACCAACCTCAAAAATTCGCATTCGTTCACAAAGTCTTTGGAGCAAGTAACGTCGCTAAGCTTCTCAACGAGCTTGCCTCTAACCAAAGAGAAGACGCAGTGAACTCTCTTTTCTACGAAGCTGAAGCTAGGTTACGTGATCCGGTTTACGGTTGCGTCGGTTTAATCTCAATCCTTCAACATCGTCTTAAACAAGTTAACCACGATCTTGAAAACGCTAAGAAAGAGCTCGCTACGTACGTTGGTCCTCAAGCTATGCTCCCAATTCTTCAACCGCATTTCATGTCTCTACCACCTCAACCGCAACgaccgtcttcttcttcagcgtCTGTGTTGACTCAGCATCATCATAACTTGTTGCCGATGATGGCTATTCCAACAGGACAACTGtaccatcaacaacaacaacagatcTTTGAGGCTCAGCAGTTAGCAGCGGTTGCGAGAGAGCAACAGAATGAGATGTTTAGAGCttatggaggaggaggaggaagtaGTAGTCCACACCATCAAAACCAAGCTCAAGCTGAGATTTTGAGGTTTAATAATGGTTTTGACTCTGTACCGGCCGGTTCAGTTACGGTTACTGGGTTTAATCAGTTAAGTTCTGGTGGTACAGCGGTAACCGGAATGTCTCTTGGAGGTAACTTTGTTGATAGTCCTTCGACGAATAATAATTACCATACGGATCAGCAATtacaccatcatcatcaaccgCAACAACATCATGAGGCTCAACTATTCATACCTTCACAATCTTCTCAGCCGCTACCGCTCCAAACGCAGGAGACGCAAACGCAGACGCAGCCGAATTCGGAGAGCGAGGAGGGTAGAAGGAATGTCATTGGTTAATCTCGCTAATTGaggaataataaaaaagagggatactaaaaacaaagataCGGCCTTTGACCTTCTCGCTTGCTCGATAAACTCTCAAAACAATCCCTAAGGTACGTGGCAAAAAACTCGATTTTAAGTTTCAACCGGATaaataattagggtttcgatatttgtttcatatagttttttcttttcattttctctgcaTTTTGAATGTTCTTTATTTATGGTATAGTACAGTTACAGTGGTACAGAGGAGGTTTTgctctttatatataacatttaatGAAAAAGCCTTGTCATTTCTTCAATAACTCTCCTGCTCTTATAGCCATAGCCCATATTTTTAAACTACTTCCTTTTTGTTGGATTCTCTGAACAATAATGCATTAACTAACCTagttattattaataatttagggtttaaaagaaaataaatcgtGGTGGGTCACATCACTTCACCAATTCTTGATATGgtaattatttgatatatgttGGCTTTGTTCTACCTACTAGAgatgaaaaagagaatttGTGTGTATCAGAGTCTAAGATTTGCTTACACCTTTCTGTCTGGAAATCTTTTAAGTGTTGTCCCAGAAGATGCACTTTATACTTGCATGTATTATCAATTTAGCATCAATCGCATCGATCAAGttctttatattaataatattgtttcttaagtctctcttttggttttacttaTATTTCCTCGACTTTTCTTGCAGTTGGAAACTCTGACTTTGCTCAAGGCATTATGGACGCAATcgagtttttctttcttcctgaTTTTGTCGGACGTCCAACAGCGAAAAGACACTCACCACGTAAAAGTCAAACGACTAACAAAGAAGTCAGCTTATTTGGTTGATTTTGAGTCCTGCAGACAGTTTTGgtataaagtataaaccaaAGGCCTCGTATCAATTTGAACAAAAGATCTCCACTCCATCCCGAAACAAATACTAccttgcttttttttttctttgtaccctattaatatttttttgacatttcttttggttcaagtaaaaaaaaggagaaattaGTGTTTTTGGTTGCAAATCTATTTGTAAATTAGATGTCAAGAGAAGTGTTACTTGCCCTAGTGGTTTATCACATATCCGACGTCAACCggaaatattaaattaaaaagtatgAATAATCTATCTTTGTATATCCgcatttacatttttttttgtttctggaaAAGTATCGATCCTGTtatatatacctaaagtttAAAATGcgaaataagaaacaaaaagagtttagTTTATGAAAACATTATCATAATGATACCAAAAAGGctaaggaaaaacaaattacaaaaaggctacatcattttttaaaagagagtGTGTGCTTCACATATAAACAAGGAAACGCATATAATAATCATCAAGTAGCTAGATGAAGCTAAAGAAGTAGTTAAGTGTGAATGCTTGGCAATTAAGATTGTGTTGGTTCATTTATTAACAATCTTTGACCACtcactaatttatttttggctCTCTCTTCTATATCATCACCGTTTTATCTTTATAAACCATCCCTCAAGACTCTCCCAATATTACATGATGTGTTTAATCCTCACGAATTCGCATGAATCAAAACCGGCTGAAAAACAGATGTAACATTTAAGTTAACATACTCACACCAATCTAAATTATTAGACTTTCATTCACTTTAACACATTTGTCCATACCATGATGATCATAACAATCAGTAGCTAAATCAATGTGAGTGTGGCTTAGATATTTGATCTGAATGATTCATGAGAAACATGGATACTTAATGTTCATGTGCATGTGcatataatagtatattaaTCTCACCAGTAGGATGCTTAGTATAGCAATAAAGAGAAGGTGGTGAAATTGATGAGCATCGGCCATTAAATTAAGCACTGACCCATTAATTGCGCACTTACCCATAAACACCATTCACTCCTTTTCATTAACTTAAGAGTAAAATTATACATACACCTCGCTATCTCTAACACTAGTCACACTAGTGTACCTTCCTCGGTACTCTTATCAATGTCTCGTGTCGCAATAAATCCATATAAAGATTTCTAACTAGGTCAATCCAACATCCAATTTAATACAACAGTCCTTAGTAGATTCTAATTTAAGTgtgtctctatatatatatggaccGACAAAATCAATGACCTAAGATTTGACTATATATTTCATGCAAATATGATAAAATGCTATTCATCCAATTAATCATCAATATTGTAATTGGGCTGGCCTTTTGCTTATATCTTTAGgcattttctttaacaaaattagAGCCAGGCCCATcaattaaattgaaaaatgcTTAGAAGTTGTCACGTCACTGTCCATGTCATCCATGGTGGGATTGGGCTGGCCTAAAGGACTTTTCTATGTAAAAATTAGAGGCAGGCCCatcaactaaattaaaaaatgctTAGAAGTTGCCACGTCAGTGTCAATGTCATCAGTGTCTATTTCTAACGCCGTCAAGTAACGGAATAACGCAACCGAATATTCTTTCATCACATGGCCGCTTCTGCAGCACGTGACTTTCAAGCTTCTGTTTTCCTTATGAACTAAGTTTTTCTGTTTCCtccaaactattttttttaattagaatatCTTGTTATTTATAACgaatatatcttcttcttttacttatttttaacacaaatatttatttgtttgatacGAATTCTCAAAATGagaaaaacgaagaaaaatagaaaaaaatcgaaacGGATAAATACAGagaatttagagaaaaaaggTTTGTATTTTAGGAGACAAGGACGAGTGAAGTcgtgctttttctttttttatttcatgttaattttaatatttttgggttATAGTTTCTTAGGAAGCAACATCAATCATCAAAACGCGGCGGCTCTTGTCGTATCAAAGCAACTGAACGTTGTCGTTTTGGGACAATCCTTATCTCTTGGGGCAACCAATTATTgccttttttcttcctctctttcctTATTCGTTCTCTTCTTGAAgatatttttccatttattttctcgaatcttcttcttcttcctagaTTCCAGCGacttaacaacaacaacaacaacatattCTCTGCTGGGTATTAGATTCgaatttctctttttgtgaTCAGAAATGGATCGAGCTCCGGTGACCACAGGACCGTTGGATATGCCGATTATGCACGACAGTGATCGATATGACTTCGTTAAGGATATTGGTTCTGGTAATTTCGGTGTTGCTCGTCTTATGAGAGATAAACTCACTAAAGAGCTTGTTGCTGTCAAGTACATCGAGAGAGGAGACaaggtttcatttttaaaaatctcatctttttctatttttggaagttgatgatatttatttagtcCAGTGATCGTTCATTTTTAGTGTTTGGTTTAGCTTTCACTTTCCAGATTTATTGGTTTCGTACTTAAAGTTAGcgtttttagattttgatgattatgCTTTTGAGTGCTTTTAATGTGATTTTAAAGATGTGAGCTTCCTAACACTTGaatgatgattttaatttgtgatttatgtgaaattttggatattgaaatgatttttttagttGGTTTTGAGTGTTCTGCTTTTGTAGATTAGGACAGTTGTGAATGACTTGTAACTATGGGAGTTGCAGATTGATGAAAATGTTCAAAGGGAGATCATTAACCACAGGTCACTAAGGCATCCTAATATTGTCAGATTTAAAGAGGTAAAATTTATACACTTTTCTTCAGTACTTGtctttttggaatttgttAAGCCAGTGACTCTTttaaactctgtttcttgtacTTGAGGATAGGTCATTTTGACGCCGACTCATCTGGCTATCATAATGGAATATGCTTCTGGCGGTGAACTTTACGAGCGGATTTGCAATGCAGGACGGTTTAGTGAAGATGAGGTTTGTATTTGGTTCTCTTATCGGGTTTACAGGTCTCCGGTTTCCTTATGGTTTGATCTCTTCTTGTAAACAGGCTCGGTTCTTCTTTCAGCAGCTTCTATCTGGAGTCAGTTATTGTCATTCGATGGTATGTAGAGAATCTGTTTCATGGAGCCTATGGACTGGttgtattcttgtttttttctaacttgTTGTTAATACTCTACTTTTTTTCATGTGCTGTGAAGCAAATTTGCCATCGTGACCTGAAGCTAGAGAATACATTGTTGGATGGAAGTCCTGCTCCTCGATTaaaaatttgtgattttggatATTCAAAGGTATCAcaaatgattttgttcttttggtaTCAGAAACTATACACTTGTGGTTCCTCCATTGTCATGTTCAAATGTGTTTTTAAAGTGTTTGCTTATGCATTTCTTTTTGACAGTCTTCTGTTCTTCATTCACAACCAAAGTCAACTGTTGGTACTCCTGCATACATCGCTCCAGAGGTACTGCTTCGTCAGGAATATGATGGCAAGGTAAAGGCTTTTAGAGAATTCCTCTGTAATCTCTGTATTTCTAAGGATGAATAGCCAATCATTGAGTGTTACGGTTACCAGATTGCAGATGTATGGTCATGTGGTGTGACCTTATACGTCATGTTGGTTGGAGCGTATCCGTTCGAAGATCCAGAAGAGCCAAGAGACTATCGGAAAACAATACAGGTAACCGCTTAAAACGTTGTTCCTTTTGTTCATCTCTTGATGTTCCTCTTATTCTCTTAATGATTCTGAAACACAGAGAATCCTTAGCGTTAAATACTCAATCCCTGATGACATACGGATATCACCTGAATGCTGTCATCTTATTTCAAGAATCTTCGTGGCTGATCCCGCTACCGTAAGTCATTCCCTTTCCTCATCTCTAATCTTTAAACCATCGGCGAGATGACTGATGTTTGATGTTGTTTGTTACAGAGAATAAGCATACCAGAGATCAAAACCCATAGTTGGTTCTTGAAGAATCTCCCTGCTGATCTAATGAACGAGAGCAACACAGGAAGCCAGTTCCAGGAGCCTGAACAACCAATGCAAAGCCTTGACACAATCATGCAAATCATCTCTGAAGCCACAATTCCCGCTGTTCGAAACCGTTGCCTAGACGATTTCATGACTGACAATCTTGATCTTGACGATGACATGGATGACTTTGACTCTGAATCTGAAATCGACATTGACAGTAGCGGAGAGATAGTTTACGCTCTCTAATAAAAAGCCTTTTTTAACAACCAAAACACTTCTCTATCTGTTCTAAGACCAGTAGTGTTCTGATCCTCTGGTTTCAAATTCTACCAATTTTTGTATTgtctctgtttgtttcttgttttcttcatgcacacatatatcatatatgtaatGTAAAATATCATctgtgtatattatatatatattccaatGTCACACAAAAGCAAATTAACAGTTAAAACAGTTGAAGCAAGTTGAggttatgttctgttttttcctCTGTGATCGTCAGATTCTTCATTTCTGGTTTCAATATTTTCCACAAGAACGCAGTATCTTCGTCGCATTTCACTTCCAGATTCTCTAGATTCTTCACAGAATCCGGTAACTCGCATCGATAACAATCTTTCATCGAAATCTTCTCAAGCTTCTTGAGCTTTCCAATTTCTAGAGGCAGGTTTTTCAGTTGGAAGCCACCAGAAACATCAAGAAACCGCAAATTGTCGAGTCTGTCAATCGTTTCAGGTAGCTCTAAGAGACTAGCACAAGAACTCAGTCTCAGCGTTTCAAGGTCCCTTAAGTCACCTATAGCTTCTATGACTCTGCAAAGCTTGTTACAATTTGTGACACTAAGCTTCTTCAATGAAACAACTTGAGAGATCCAATATGGTAATTCATCAAGATTGTAGCAATAGTCAATCTCGATTTCCTGTAGACTTTGTAAAGTTTCAGAAACATCTTCTAATTCGTTGAGAGCATCAACAACGTGACAAAACCATAAGGACAACTTCTCAAGACTCTTGAGACCAAGTTTGGGAATGTCAAGCAAACTGATTGAAACTTTCTCGAATCTGATCCGTTTCAGGTTTGGTAACGAGCTGAGACAAGACAAGTTAGTCAACTTTGCAGGCTCAAGACCGTGATTTATGATAATCACAACCTTCAATTCCTTCATAGTAGCAATGAAGTTTGGTAATGCATAGTTTGATGAAGAGATATTAAGAACTAAAGCTTCAACATTTGGACAATCCATTTCAAACCAACTTGATGCAAATGAATCAtctgtaaacaaaaaagaagaagatcaatcaTATGAAGTAAATATGATTAAAGGGTGtatgaaacagagcaaagaaataattatattacCAGTAGAGATAGAAAAGAGAGATGCATTAATAACAATAGGTTGTTTTGGATTTAAACACCAGTTTGGGAATTTGTTATCTTGTATCTCCAAGTTTAATCTTTTCCTTTCGAAAATCGAAGACGACTCTTTTAGGCATTGATTTATAGCAAATTCTCTAAGGACGTTGTCTTGTTTAACCAATAACTCATTGTAGAAACCATCTTCATACTCATTTCTCCTATAttaaagcaaataaataaaggaaAGTTGGGAAAAATATGGTGAAACCGTTTTCTATAGGCTTTAGGGTTAAGAATTGGTAGATGAATGGAAAGTAACATACCCAATAGGAAGAAGTTTAAGGAGATTGCGAGAGGCAAGATCTTGGAGGTTATTCATACCCTCTTTACCGTATGATGCAGACCATAAGTCAATTATAGTGGAAGCTATTATCCTTTGGTCTTCAAGAAATGAGGCCATGTCCAAGAAACACTCTCGAAGATTGTGGGGCAAggcatcaaagctttgaatcGAATTCGAATTCATAATGGTTCCTATGAAGGGAGAGGAGAATTATGAATTAAGATGAAAACCAAGCAATTTGAGAGAAATTTTAATCTATTGACCGACTCTTtctttgattataaaaaacgTGACTCTTCATAAAAGCCATTAGATCAAATTTATAACGGAAAAGTCACGCGGTACTTTGAAGTTTCAAACAAACCATTGTTTGAATCCCAGAACAGAAGTTTAGCTAGCAAAGGAAAAAGGAGACTTGACTTCACATTTTAGGATTTTCAAAGAATTTACcaacattatatttttaacattaaGAATGTTGAATATTACATTTATAGTTTGTCAAAAATGTTGGTGAATAACTCTGTTCAAATCTATTCAAGTTAGATAAG includes:
- a CDS encoding Leucine-rich repeat (LRR) family protein (Leucine-rich repeat (LRR) family protein; BEST Arabidopsis thaliana protein match is: Disease resistance protein (CC-NBS-LRR class) family (TAIR:AT5G66900.1); Has 1807 Blast hits to 1807 proteins in 277 species: Archae - 0; Bacteria - 0; Metazoa - 736; Fungi - 347; Plants - 385; Viruses - 0; Other Eukaryotes - 339 (source: NCBI BLink).), translated to MNSNSIQSFDALPHNLRECFLDMASFLEDQRIIASTIIDLWSASYGKEGMNNLQDLASRNLLKLLPIGRNEYEDGFYNELLVKQDNVLREFAINQCLKESSSIFERKRLNLEIQDNKFPNWCLNPKQPIVINASLFSISTDDSFASSWFEMDCPNVEALVLNISSSNYALPNFIATMKELKVVIIINHGLEPAKLTNLSCLSSLPNLKRIRFEKVSISLLDIPKLGLKSLEKLSLWFCHVVDALNELEDVSETLQSLQEIEIDYCYNLDELPYWISQVVSLKKLSVTNCNKLCRVIEAIGDLRDLETLRLSSCASLLELPETIDRLDNLRFLDVSGGFQLKNLPLEIGKLKKLEKISMKDCYRCELPDSVKNLENLEVKCDEDTAFLWKILKPEMKNLTITEEKTEHNLNLLQLF
- the ASL1 gene encoding ASYMMETRIC LEAVES 2-like 1 (ASYMMETRIC LEAVES 2-like 1 (ASL1); CONTAINS InterPro DOMAIN/s: Lateral organ boundaries, LOB (InterPro:IPR004883), Asymmetric leaves, AS2/LOB (InterPro:IPR017414); BEST Arabidopsis thaliana protein match is: LOB domain-containing protein 10 (TAIR:AT2G23660.2); Has 1807 Blast hits to 1807 proteins in 277 species: Archae - 0; Bacteria - 0; Metazoa - 736; Fungi - 347; Plants - 385; Viruses - 0; Other Eukaryotes - 339 (source: NCBI BLink).), whose product is MASSSSPCAACKFLRRKCTQECVFAPYFPPDQPQKFAFVHKVFGASNVAKLLNELASNQREDAVNSLFYEAEARLRDPVYGCVGLISILQHRLKQVNHDLENAKKELATYVGPQAMLPILQPHFMSLPPQPQRPSSSSASVLTQHHHNLLPMMAIPTGQLYHQQQQQIFEAQQLAAVAREQQNEMFRAYGGGGGSSSPHHQNQAQAEILRFNNGFDSVPAGSVTVTGFNQLSSGGTAVTGMSLGGNFVDSPSTNNNYHTDQQLHHHHQPQQHHEAQLFIPSQSSQPLPLQTQETQTQTQPNSESEEGRRNVIG
- the SNRK2.3 gene encoding sucrose nonfermenting 1(SNF1)-related protein kinase 2.3, whose translation is MDRAPVTTGPLDMPIMHDSDRYDFVKDIGSGNFGVARLMRDKLTKELVAVKYIERGDKIDENVQREIINHRSLRHPNIVRFKEVILTPTHLAIIMEYASGGELYERICNAGRFSEDEARFFFQQLLSGVSYCHSMQICHRDLKLENTLLDGSPAPRLKICDFGYSKSSVLHSQPKSTVGTPAYIAPEVLLRQEYDGKIADVWSCGVTLYVMLVGAYPFEDPEEPRDYRKTIQRILSVKYSIPDDIRISPECCHLISRIFVADPATRISIPEIKTHSWFLKNLPADLMNESNTGSQFQEPEQPMQSLDTIMQIISEATIPAVRNRCLDDFMTDNLDLDDDMDDFDSESEIDIDSSGEIVYAL